The DNA sequence AACATGACCGCGCACGTCGGTTCCGTATCCACCCCCGTGCGGGTGCGGATGCTTGCCGATTCGCCGTTCGCCCGGCTCCACTTCGGCGATTCGCTGCCGCTGCGGGTGGGCGACCGGCTGATCCTGCGCGATCCGGGCACGCACCGCATCCCCGCCGGCGCTGCGGTGCTGGACCCATCGCCGCCTCCGCTCACCCGCCGCGGCGATGCCCGCCGCCGCGCCGAGACGCTGGCGGGCCAGCCGGAACGGCCGGATGCCGGATCCGAACTGCGGCGCCGGGGCTGGGCGCGGATCAACGACCTGCGCGCATGGGGCGTGCCGGTGCCCGAGGGCGCGGGGCGCGGCGGTTGGCTCATTGACGACGCCGTGGCCGACGCGCTCGCGACGCGGCTGGTGGCGTTCGTGCAGGAGGAGGACCGGCGCGACCCGCTCGAACCCGGCGTTCCCGCGGAGGCGGCCCGCCACGCCTTGGCCCTGCCCGACGCGCACTTGCTGGAGGCGGTGCTCGCGCGGCCCGCAGCGTCGGCGCTGCGGAGCGCGGCCGGGCGCATCATCTTGGCCGGCGCCGACGGGGGACTGCCGCCGGAGGTGCGGGCCGCGGCGGACGAACTGCGGGAACGCCTGCGCCGGAATCCGTTCGCGGCGCCCACGGCGAGAGAGCTCGACGAGCTGGGCTTGGGCCGGCGGGAACTGGCCGCGTGCGCCCGAGACGGGCTGCTGGCCGAGATCGGACCGGGGGTGTGGCTGGCGCCCGATGCGGTGGAGTCGGCGGCGGCCGCCCTGCGCGAGCTGCCCGCCCCGTTCACCCCCAGCGAGGCGCGCGGACGCCTGGAAACCTCGCGCCGGGTGATGATGCCGCTGCTCGAGCTGCTGGCGCGGCGAGGGCTGACCCGCAGGGTGGGCGACGACGGGCACGAAGTGGTGTGAGTCCGGCGAGCGGCCGGTACCGGCGGCGCTGCCGGCTATGCCCCCTCTCCTGACCGCGAACTGCCATGCTTGGCACATGACCCTGTTCGCCGTGCTGATCTTCATCGCCGCCACCGCGCTCCTCGCGCTGGTGTTGTACGTGATGATGCGACGTGAACAGCCTTCTAGGCTGGCCCGCGCGGTGGAGGCATACGGACTCGTCGTCCTCGTGGCGGCGTGGGTTTTCCTACTGATCGGGCTGGTACGCGGAATCTTCGCGGGGTGAAGTGTCCGGTCGCCCATGCCGCGCCGACGTCCTGAACGGAATGGCGATCCGCTCACCCGACACAGAGTGTTTCGTCGCGCCGAGTCGCATCGTCGTGTTGAGTTCTTTGGTGGAGTGAGGGGACCTGACACAGGACAGAGGGCAGGCCAGTGGAGAGGACCCGAGGCGCTCGGTGCGCGGTCGTGCTCGGAGGCGCGGTCGCCGCGGCGACGCTCTCGGTGACCGTATGGCAACCGGCGTCAGCGGCGCCGCAGACGGACATGACGTGGTCGGGAACGGATGCGGCGCAGGCCACAACGCTGTCGGCCGGACCCAAGGAGGCTGTGCGCCGCGACCTGGGCATCAGCCCGCGCGAATACGTCGAGCGCGCGCACGATGCGCGAGCGGTGTCAGCCGAGGCGCAGCGGCTCCGGGAAGACGATCCCGGAGCGTTCGGTGCCGCCTGGCTCCGGCAGGACGGGACGCCGACCATCGCCGTGACGGCTGCGGCGGCAGCACAGGAGGTGCACGGCGGCGGCGACGGCGTGCCGGGTGTGCCGAAGGGCAGCCTCGCGTCGCTGGGCGCCTCCTGAACGGGGCCGGTCAGGAGGTGGACGCCCCCCGGGCCTCGCGCCGCTCGCGCTGCGGCACCACGGTGTAGCGGGGGTCGTGCGCGGAGGCCTGCCCGGCGTGGAAGATCGCGAACCGTGTGCAGGCGGACCCGGCGGTGAGCGCCAGGCCGGACAGGACCGACGCGATCCTGCTGCGCTGCCCCGCCACGGCCCCCACGGCACCGGCAGTGGTGAGCGTGGTGGCGGCCGTGTGCAGGTTGCCGGCCGTGCCCTGGTGCAGCGGCTCGGCCGTGATACCCATGCTGTGCTGCATGATCCGCGAGGCGCCGAGCTCCAGCACCGCCCCGCCGACGGCGAGGTTCCGCGCCGGTCCGGACTCGCCGAGCGGCCCGGCCACCAGTCCCATTCCGCCGGTGGCCGCCGCGGCGGAGCCCACGAACACGAACGGCAGCTCCCGCTTGGCCGCGTGCCAGGTGGGCGTCGCGGTATCGGTGAGCAATACCGCGGTGTAGGAGGCGACGGCGGGCGCGATGAGAGCGGCGACCATCCCGCCGGGACGTCCCGCTACCCCGAGCGTCCGCCCGATTCTGCTGCGGCGCACCGACTCCGGCATGAGCCCGATCAGCTCTCCGGCCGTGGCCAGTGCGTTGAACGGGCCGTAGGCGGACAGGATCCAGGTGCCCACGCTCATCGGCGAGGTCACCTTGGCCACCCGCAGCATGTGGTGGAACCGTGCCGGCCGGCCGAGGTCGTGGATGAGAGCGTAGAGGCTGCCCGCGATGGCGCCGGAGGCGACCAGGCGCGCGGACCGGCGCTGGCGCGGCAGCCCGGCCAGGTCGGCGCCGGCCGCGAGCAGCGAGGAACCGCCCGCGAGGCCGCCGAGGAACAGGTA is a window from the Tomitella gaofuii genome containing:
- the nrfD gene encoding NrfD/PsrC family molybdoenzyme membrane anchor subunit, with translation MTEQDVRRRGGGKRRRRRGRGEQAMVPDAEFTSYYGRPVVKASPWQADIPAYLFLGGLAGGSSLLAAGADLAGLPRQRRSARLVASGAIAGSLYALIHDLGRPARFHHMLRVAKVTSPMSVGTWILSAYGPFNALATAGELIGLMPESVRRSRIGRTLGVAGRPGGMVAALIAPAVASYTAVLLTDTATPTWHAAKRELPFVFVGSAAAATGGMGLVAGPLGESGPARNLAVGGAVLELGASRIMQHSMGITAEPLHQGTAGNLHTAATTLTTAGAVGAVAGQRSRIASVLSGLALTAGSACTRFAIFHAGQASAHDPRYTVVPQRERREARGASTS
- the selB gene encoding selenocysteine-specific translation elongation factor, with the protein product MKGRSATGDGSAPAVIATAGHVDHGKSTLVRALTGTEPDRWAEERRRGLTIDLGFASTVLDGGVTAAFVDVPGHRRFVANMLAGVGPVPAALFVVAADDGWMPQSQEHLEALAALGVRRGVLVITRCDLMEPDLALAEARDALAGTPLAGIPAVAVSAATGAGMDALRSALADLAGGLPRPDPGADVRLWVDRSFTIGGAGTVVTGTLGDGTLRVGDALTVGADGRRVTVRGMQSLGRDKRSVTGTVRVALNLRGAAVDEVPRGTALLSPGRWRRTSVADVRLAPGPGAPKPIRLPENMTAHVGSVSTPVRVRMLADSPFARLHFGDSLPLRVGDRLILRDPGTHRIPAGAAVLDPSPPPLTRRGDARRRAETLAGQPERPDAGSELRRRGWARINDLRAWGVPVPEGAGRGGWLIDDAVADALATRLVAFVQEEDRRDPLEPGVPAEAARHALALPDAHLLEAVLARPAASALRSAAGRIILAGADGGLPPEVRAAADELRERLRRNPFAAPTARELDELGLGRRELAACARDGLLAEIGPGVWLAPDAVESAAAALRELPAPFTPSEARGRLETSRRVMMPLLELLARRGLTRRVGDDGHEVV